In Candidatus Defluviibacterium haderslevense, the following are encoded in one genomic region:
- a CDS encoding helix-turn-helix transcriptional regulator, giving the protein MSTIPNYLKAYRKRTPLMQEEISFLSDKPDTTNISRYEKGQREPNNETLLVYHYIFDAPIEELLKPESRIVKQKIVERIRDLINELRKEEQITLKNTFKINFLEQTFNRLTT; this is encoded by the coding sequence ATGTCTACAATACCAAACTATTTAAAAGCATATCGCAAGCGAACTCCTTTAATGCAAGAGGAAATATCTTTTTTATCTGACAAACCAGATACTACAAACATATCCAGATATGAAAAAGGCCAAAGAGAACCAAACAATGAAACACTGCTTGTCTATCACTATATTTTTGATGCTCCAATTGAAGAATTATTAAAACCGGAATCTAGGATAGTAAAACAGAAGATTGTCGAACGGATAAGAGATTTAATCAACGAACTAAGAAAAGAAGAACAAATAACATTAAAGAATACCTTTAAAATTAATTTCCTCGAACAAACATTTAATAGATTAACTACATAA
- the pgeF gene encoding peptidoglycan editing factor PgeF, whose amino-acid sequence MNDYFKIIGPEWPELSNVNAFTILSNSKLGEPVFFNGESEIANENRNKLEMYIKPKIPIHWIKQIHSNKIIELPASNDIEADGSFTNVPGIVCAVKTADCLPIVFTNSKCTKVGIVHAGWRGLYNEIIGNMIAKLNEPIKDLLVWIGPGISSESYEVGSEIYDKFTNLDINFGSAFTKKINGKYQADLYMIAKIQLINLGVKTSQISGAKWDTFSNLDLHSSRRDGERSGRMATVVWINE is encoded by the coding sequence ATGAATGATTATTTTAAAATAATTGGACCTGAATGGCCAGAATTATCCAATGTCAATGCTTTTACAATTTTATCCAATTCTAAACTTGGTGAACCAGTTTTTTTTAATGGGGAATCTGAAATAGCAAATGAGAATAGGAATAAATTGGAAATGTATATTAAACCTAAAATTCCAATTCATTGGATTAAACAAATACATAGCAATAAAATAATAGAATTACCTGCATCAAATGATATAGAAGCAGATGGATCATTTACAAATGTGCCAGGAATAGTTTGTGCAGTAAAGACTGCAGATTGCCTACCTATTGTTTTTACAAATTCAAAATGTACCAAAGTTGGCATCGTGCATGCTGGTTGGAGAGGACTATACAATGAAATAATTGGAAATATGATCGCTAAATTGAATGAACCAATTAAAGATTTATTAGTTTGGATTGGCCCTGGAATTTCTTCGGAGAGTTATGAAGTTGGTTCTGAAATTTATGATAAATTTACAAATTTGGATATAAATTTTGGAAGTGCTTTTACTAAAAAGATAAACGGCAAGTACCAAGCAGATTTATATATGATAGCAAAAATTCAATTAATTAATCTTGGAGTTAAAACATCACAAATTTCTGGTGCTAAGTGGGATACATTTTCTAATTTGGATTTGCATTCAAGTAGAAGAGATGGAGAAAGATCTGGAAGAATGGCAACAGTTGTTTGGATTAATGAATAA